From a region of the Rhipicephalus microplus isolate Deutch F79 chromosome X, USDA_Rmic, whole genome shotgun sequence genome:
- the LOC119176032 gene encoding uncharacterized protein LOC119176032 isoform X2 yields the protein MTLGMMNQLCKVCGEPAAGYHFGAFTCEGCKSFFGRTYNNLAALGECKNSGQCVINKKNRTSCKSCRLKKCLMVGMSKSGSRYGRRSNWFKIHCLIQDQAEMSSRIAEQHHQLGAAASAHQLTALYDKDVLGGFGAKAEEGNGASSPLSSSDKPPSSPASYPPPSSSASTFASTPSAFETKSSNGESPTNADALAYHSMSPVSPISPLHPSKFFFHPGAGVFFGKAPVSHNGLSKFFADAGGAMAYPYSPRFMPFGALKPYRDLLHPSTLLVNGECLADLPEQERPIDLSVRKPCSPSASPAGGHAEELDTPDSDVKPALQAPCSSGAEIPLDLRSAKK from the exons TCCTTCTTCGGCCGGACGTACAACAACCTTGCAGCTCTTGGCGAGTGCAAGAACAGCGGCCAGTGTGTTATCAACAAGAAGAACAGGACCTCCTGCAAGAGCTGTAGACTCAAGAAATGTCTCATGGTCGGCATGTCCAAAAGCG GGTCCCGATACGGGCGCCGATCCAACTGGTTCAAGATCCACTGCCTGATCCAGGACCAGGCGGAGATGAGCTCCCGCATCGCCGAACAGCACCACCAACTGGGCGCAGCCGCGTCGGCGCACCAGCTCACGGCGCTCTACGACAAGGACGTTTTGGGGGGCTTCGGCGCCAAGGCCGAAGAAGGCAATGGCGCCAGCTCGCCACTCTCGTCTTCGGACAAGCCGCCGTCGTCACCAGCGTCCTATCCTCCGCCATCGTCGTCGGCCAGCACGTTCGCATCCACGCCATCGGCTTTTGAAACCAAGTCATCGAACGGCGAGAGCCCGACCAACGCGGATGCGCTGGCCTACCATTCCATGTCGCCCGTATCGCCGATCTCGCCACTGCATCCGAGCAAGTTCTTCTTCCACCCTGGCGCAGGCGTCTTCTTCGGCAAAGCCCCAGTGTCGCACAACGGCCTGTCGAAGTTTTTCGCCGACGCTGGTGGTGCCATGGCGTATCCCTACTCGCCGCGCTTTATGCCTTTCGGGGCCCTGAAGCCATACCGGGACCTACTTCACCCGTCGACGTTGCTCGTAAATGGCGAGTGCCTGGCCGACCTGCCCGAGCAGGAGCGACCCATCGACCTCTCGGTGCGCAAGCCGTGCTCCCCGAGTGCCTCGCCTGCCGGCGGTCACGCCGAAGAGCTTGACACCCCGGACAGTGACGTCAAGCCCGCGCTGCAGGCGCCATGTTCTTCCGGCGCTGAGATCCCACTCGATCTGCGGAGCGCCAAGAAGTGA